In Methanobrevibacter sp., the genomic stretch TATTGATCAAAGTTTTAAGGATTTGGAGATAATTTGTGTTGATGATGGGTCAACTGATGATACTTTAGAGAGATTGGAGGAATATGCTTCAAGGGATAGCCGCATTCAGGTTTTTCATCAAGAGAATCAGGGTCCTGGAGGGGCCACTAACACAGGGATTTCCAAGGCATGTGGAAAGTACATATATTTGATGGATGCTGATGATGCCCTTGACTTGAACGCCCTTGAAGAACTTCATGATATCATGGAAGAGAAGGACTTGGACTTTGTAATCTTCAAGGCAATCAATTATGATCAGGATACCGACAGCTATTATGAAGATAGGTATTTTACAATGCCTGAATTGCATGAATGTGTTGGAGATTCAGTTTTCAATTGGAGGGATTTGGGAAACCTAATCTTTAAGATGTGTGTCACTCCATGGTCCAAACTTTACAGGCATGATCTGATTAAGGAAAGCGGAGCAAAATTTCCTTTGCACTTGATCTATCATGATAATATCTTCTTTTTTGAGATATTGTTCTCTTCAAAGAGAGTCTATTTCTATGATAAGTTCCTTTATAAGAGAAGGGTTCATTCAAGTTCCATTGTTAATTCCCATAATGATAAAAGTGTTCATGTAATTGAAACACTTAACTTGGTCTTTAAGACATTCATGGATTACGGCCATTTTGAAGAATTCAAGGAAGACCTCTACAACAGAAAGATCAGTCTGTGTAATTATCGCTATAAGTTGATTATGGATGAATTCAAGGAGTTTTTCTTCATTGAAATGAAAAAGGATTTTGAAATGATCATTGGCCATGAGAAGTATGAGGAGTTCCATTCCAGTTTGAATTCGGATATGAGAAGATTATTTGATAATGTAATTGATTCAGATAATCATGTTCAATATGATTTGAGAAATGAGCTTTTCAATTTAAAAAGAAATAATGGTAAGTTGAAGAATCAAGTGAAATCATTAAAGAATAAAAATAAGGGATTAAATAAAAAAAATAAGAAATTAAATAAGGAAGTTGAGGATTTAACTAAATTTAGGAAAAGCGTATTGTCCTCAAAGAGTTGGAAATTGACAAAGCCATTTAGAGCATTAATGAATTTCATAAGAAAATTATAATTTTTATTTGTATAATCTTTAAAAATTTAAACTTTGATGGTAATAATATGAAAACAATATTGGTTTGTGGAGGAGCAGGATTTTTAGGTTCAAATCTATGCTCTTACTTGGTGAATAAGGGAGAAAGGGTTATATGTGCAGATAATTTCAGCACAGGCAATATGAACAATCTAAAGGATTTGGATTCGTCATTATTCAGTATCATTGAACATGACATTACAGAGCCTTTAAGAATCGATGAGAGCATTGATGAGATTTATAACTTGGCATCAATTGCAAGCCCTCCACTTTATCTTGAAAGGCCTATTTATACATTCAAGACCAATGTTTTAGGTGCTTTGAATCTACTTGAGCTTGCAAATGAAAAAGATGCTAGGATTCTCCAGACAAGCACTAGTGAAGTTTATGGGGAACCTTTGGAGCATCCTCAAAGGGAAACTTATCGGGGAAATGTCAATCCTATTGGAGTCAGGGCCTGTTACGATGAAGGAAAAAGGGCTGCTGAAACACTTTTCTTTGATTTCAATAGAACTTATTCCACTAAAATTAAGGTTGTAAGGATTTTTAATGCTTACGGTCCGAATATGGAACCTTATGATGGCCGGGTTGTCTCCAATTTCATCATCCAATCATTGAAAGGGGAAGACATTACAGTTTATGGTGATGGAAAGCAGACAAGAAGCTTTTGCTATGTTGATGATATGATTGAAGGATTGTATAGGATGATGAATTCAAGGGAGGAATTGTTAGGGCCTGTCAATCTTGGAAATCCTAACGAGTTCACCATTCTGGATTTGGCTCAAAAAATCATTGAAAAGACCAATTCAGAGTCCGAATTAGTTTTCTGTCCTTTGCCAACTGATGATCCGACCCAAAGAAAACCTGATATAAGTTTAGCCAAAAGTGAGCTCGATTGGGAACCTAAAATAGAATTGGATGAAGGTTTGGATAAAACCATTGAGTATTATTCCAATTTATTAAACATTTAATCTAATTCTTTTATTTTTCGATTAAAGTAAAAGATAGGATTCTTTTTTTAAAATTTTATATGAATTAAAAGTAGTAAAAAAATTGAATTTTAAAGAAATAAAAAAAATGATAAAGAAAAAGATAATAAATTTATTTAAGATTAATTCGGATTTTTTCAATTAAATAAATTTATTTTAAATAAAAATTATAAAATTTAAACTTTAAGAATAAAAGTAAATGTATTAAAATAGTATGGAACTATTTTAATCATCTAACTTATTTTAAAATCTTTTTGACTGTATTGGATTTGACCCAGATTTTCTTGGATCTGTATCTTACTCCAATGTAACCTGGCTTGAGCCTTAGGATTTGGCTTGAATAGGTTTCACCTTTGATGTCATAGATGACTATTTGACCAACTTTAAGTTCAAATAATGTTCCATTGATGTAAACCTCTTCAACATCGGTTTTAGCCTGATGGACCATTAATCTTTTTTGACCCTCTTCGACAGGTTCTTCTGCAGGAGCAGCTTTTCTTGTACGTTTGGATTTAGCTTTGGCTTCAGCCCTTTTGCGGAGATCTTCTTCGCTGATGCCTTTTGATCCTAAAATCTTCTTGGTGTTTTCTGCTCTGCGTTCTTTTTCTTTTTCTTTAGCTTCAATCTTCTTATAGTCCTCTTCGGTGTAGACATTTGCATCTTTTTCGGATGTCTCATCATCAACATCTTCGAAGGAATCGGACAATTCCTCATCATCTGTCTTATTGTAAGATTCCTTATTGATTTCCTTGTATATCTTGTCCACATCTTTATTCGGTCTATTGTTTGCCAAGTCCCTTTCTTCCTCATGAATTGGAGTGATTGTAATGGTATCCCCGATATACTCGATTCCATCTCCCAAGTCCTGAGCATAGTCATCAGGAACTATGTCATCTTTAGTTTCCACAACAACTGGTGTTTGAGGAACATTGGCCTTTCTGAAGTTTCTAATGGATTTGATTGCACTGTTGAACAATTCATTTCCTGTGGAAATTCTTTCTTCCTCATCTGAATTGATTGTAACAAATTCATTTTCAGGGCTTTTATCCTCTTCAACAATTTCGTCCTTATTCAAGAGAATGTGCAGGTCATCATGATAGATGTCATCTGAAATCTGAGGATCCTCTTTGGATGCTTCCACTTTAATTTCTTCTTTAGCTTCAGTTTCAACTGCAGGTTCTTCTTTAGCTTCAGATGCTTGTTTGATCTTCTCAATAGTATCCTCTATTTTTGGAGTTTCATCTTCTTTTACAGCTTCTACTTCAGCTTTAGCCATTTCTCCTTTAACAGCTTCAATGTCTTCTACTGGAATATCTGATAATTTTTCTTCCACATCTTCTTTAGCTTCTTCAATCTTTTTAATTAAATCAGCGGTATCCGCTTCAGCTTTTTTGACTATTTCATCCTTTTCATCGCCAACAGCTTCAACTTCAGTTTCTGCAGTCTCTTTAATTTCTTCTTTCACTGCATCTTCAATCTTTGCAGATTCTTTCATCTCTTCAATGGTTTCAGCTGGTTTGACGGATTTAACCACTTTTACAGTGCCTTCACCAGCATCTTCAACAACCAATTTGTTTGATTCGCTTGCAATGAATTCCTTTTGCTTTTCAGTCATTGGAACTTGGCGAGGTTTAGGTTGCTCTGCTGCTTGCTTTGCACTGTTGATAGCAGCAGTATGTTCCGGTTTGATAGGTTCTTGGAAGGATTTGACCTCTTCTTCCTGATTCATTTGAGTTTGAACTCTTTCAGGGGTTCTAGGAACCTTAGCAACAGGTTCAGCTTGAGGTCTTCTTACTTTTCTAGCTTGTTTTTTAGGAGCTTCTTCCATTGCCTTTGCTCTTTGTCTGAGCAAAGCGGTTGTTCCACCTACCTCTCCATTTTCAACATCATCAATAGTGTTTGCATATAATTGGGCTTCACTTAAGTTAGCGCGGTTTCTGTTTCTGGCCTTTCTGGTTCTTCTGCGTTTTTCATTGTCATAGTCAGCCTTTGTGCTGTTGATAAATTCTTCCAGTTTCTCTTCTTCATCATCTTTTTCCTTATCTCTGTAATATATCTTAACAATTATTATGGATATGATCCCAATAAGTGCTATGAGAATAAGCAATATTGCTGTTATTTCTTTCATTTTTGTCACCGAATTAATCTTTATCTTAAATATTGAAGTAGTTCTATGGTTCACATATATGCAAACAATAGAACAGATATAAGTAAATTAGTATAAGTAAATCATACATTATCTTATAGTATTATATGTATATCTTTTTTATTTTATTTATACATTAGTTTTATATTTTATTTTCACATGAATTTTTTCAAATTTTTCAGAATACTTAATCCTTTCAATACACAATTTTAAATAATATATTTAATATATAATTAAGTGTTAGACAGATAGAAATTATTGTTAAATTAATTTTAAATCATCAGAGTATTTTAAGATTCATTTAACTAATAATTTTAATGATTAATAATTTTTATTCA encodes the following:
- a CDS encoding glycosyltransferase gives rise to the protein IDQSFKDLEIICVDDGSTDDTLERLEEYASRDSRIQVFHQENQGPGGATNTGISKACGKYIYLMDADDALDLNALEELHDIMEEKDLDFVIFKAINYDQDTDSYYEDRYFTMPELHECVGDSVFNWRDLGNLIFKMCVTPWSKLYRHDLIKESGAKFPLHLIYHDNIFFFEILFSSKRVYFYDKFLYKRRVHSSSIVNSHNDKSVHVIETLNLVFKTFMDYGHFEEFKEDLYNRKISLCNYRYKLIMDEFKEFFFIEMKKDFEMIIGHEKYEEFHSSLNSDMRRLFDNVIDSDNHVQYDLRNELFNLKRNNGKLKNQVKSLKNKNKGLNKKNKKLNKEVEDLTKFRKSVLSSKSWKLTKPFRALMNFIRKL
- a CDS encoding UDP-glucuronic acid decarboxylase family protein yields the protein MKTILVCGGAGFLGSNLCSYLVNKGERVICADNFSTGNMNNLKDLDSSLFSIIEHDITEPLRIDESIDEIYNLASIASPPLYLERPIYTFKTNVLGALNLLELANEKDARILQTSTSEVYGEPLEHPQRETYRGNVNPIGVRACYDEGKRAAETLFFDFNRTYSTKIKVVRIFNAYGPNMEPYDGRVVSNFIIQSLKGEDITVYGDGKQTRSFCYVDDMIEGLYRMMNSREELLGPVNLGNPNEFTILDLAQKIIEKTNSESELVFCPLPTDDPTQRKPDISLAKSELDWEPKIELDEGLDKTIEYYSNLLNI